The stretch of DNA TATACAAATACAAGTTTTTAAGAGAGGTGGCTGACAAGCATGCATGCAACTGAAGAAACGATTATCGTACTTGACTTTGGTGGTCAATACAATCAACTAATTACGAGGAGAATTCGTGACCTTGGTGTATATAGTGAGCTCCATTCACATAAGATTACAGCCGAGGAAATTAAGGCGCTTAATCCGACAGGGATTATCTTTTCAGGAGGGCCGAACAGCGCTTATGCACCAGACTCTCCACAATGTGATGAGCGGATCTTTGAATTAGGCATTCCAATCCTAGGTATCTGTTATGGAATGCAGTTAATGACGCATCACTTTGGTGGCAAGGTTGAGAAAGCGAATCATCGTGAGTATGGAAAAGCAACAATCGCAATCCGAGAAGCCAACGATCTATACAAGGACCTTCCTGAAGAGCAAACGGTTTGGATGAGTCATGGTGACCTAGTCGTAGCTCCACCTGAAGATTTTCAAACAGATGTGACAAGTCCTTCTTGTCCAGTTGCAGGTATGAGTGATCCATCTCGCAACCTATACGGTGTTCAATTTCACCCAGAAGTAAGACATAGTGAATATGGAAATGAACTACTAAAGAATTTTGTCATGAACATTTGTAAGTGTGAAGCGGCTTGGTCGATGGAAAACTTTATTGAAGAAGAGGTTGAAAAAGTACGAAACATCGTTGGAGATCAGAAAGTACTTTGTGCCTTAAGTGGCGGAGTAGACTCTTCAGTCGTTGCGGCACTGATTCATAAAGCTATTGGAGATCAACTTGTTTGTATGTTCGTCGATCATGGACTCCTTCGTGAAGGTGAAGCGGATAGCGTTATGAAGACGTTCGGTGAATCCTTTAACATGAACTTGATCAAGATCGATGCAAAAGATCGTTTCTTAAGTAAGCTTGAAGGCGTATCAGATCCTGAGCAGAAGCGGAAGATCATCGGTAACGAATTCATTTATGTATTTGATGAAGAAGCGGCAAAGCTTGAAGGCATTAATTATCTTGCCCAAGGTACGCTTTATACAGATATTATCGAGAGTGGTACCGATACTGCTCAAACGATTAAATCACACCATAACGTCGGTGGATTACCAGAGGATATGCAATTTGAATTGATTGAGCCTCTCAATGCACTCTTTAAGGACGAGGTTCGAAAAGTCGGTACAGAGCTAGGATTGCCTGATGAAATCGTTTGGCGTCAGCCGTTCCCTGGACCAGGACTTGGCATTCGAGTGCTTGGTGAAGTGACGGAAGAAAAGCTGAAAATCGTCCGTGAATCAGATTTCATTTTGCGTGAAGAGATTAAGAAAGCTGGTCTTGATCGCGACATTTGGCAATACTTCACTGCTCTACCGAACATGAGAAGTGTAGGGGTAATGGGAGACGCAAGAACGTATGACTACACAGTTGGAATCCGTGCTGTTACGTCCATTGATGGCATGACATCGGATTGGGCGCGTATCCCTTGGGATGTACTAGAGAAAATTTCGACAAGAATTGTGAATGAGGTCGATCATGTCAACCGAATCGTGTATGACATCACATCTAAGCCGCCGTCCACGATCGAGTGGGAATAAACGAACGATAGATAAAAGAAGATAGCACATTGTTCGGAAATGGTGTTGACAAATTTCGTCAAAACCCATACAATTTAGAAAAATACAACTTAAAACCATCGTATAACGTCGAGAATAAGGCTCGAAAGTTTCTACCAGGCTACCGTAAATGGCTTGACTACGAAGGGATTTCATACAATAGAACGAGACTGTCCATTTGATATGGATGCTCCGTTTTGGTTCGTTCTATTCCCTTTGTCGTTAAAGCTCCAGGTAACCTGCCTGGAGCTTTTTGCTTTGTTGCTCATCAGAGATAGAAAGAAATATAGACAATTGGGAGTGTTAGGGAATGGATCGATTTTTTGGATTTAAGGAACATGGGACGAGCTATCGTAAAGAATTTATAGCAGGATTAACAACTTTCTTATCAATGGCTTATATTTTATTTGTTAACCCGGCGATCTTAGGTGACGCGGGTATGGATAAAGGGGCAGTGTTTGTTGCGACTGCCCTTGCTGCTGCAGTAGGGACACTGATTATGGGTGTACTCGCAAACTATCCGATTGCACTAGCACCAGGTATGGGACTTAATGCATTTTTCACCTATTCAGTCGTCATGGTTATGGGGATTCCTTGGCAGACCGCATTAGCCGGCGTTCTCGTCTCTGGACTTGTTTTTATCGTTATTACATTATTGAAAATCAGAGAAACAATTATTAATGCAATCCCACAAGAATTGAAATACGCTGCAGCTAGTGGTATTGGACTTTTCATCGCATTTATCGGCCTACAAAATGCTGGTATTGTAGAAAACAATGATTCTACACTCGTCCAGCTTGGTGATTTAACAAATGGCTCAACTTTACTTGCAGTGTTCGGACTGGTCACCATCGTCATCTTCATGGTTAGAGGTGTGAAGGGCGGTATTTTTTACGGGATGGTGCTCACAGCCATTGTCGGAATGGTGTTCAAGCTGATTCCTCTACCTTCTGGTGTTGTTGGGGCTGTTCCGAGCTTAGAACCAACTTTCGGTGTTGCAATCTCTTATTTAGACCAAATTTCGACCATCGATATGCTTGTCGTCGTCCTTACTTTCTTATTCGTCGACTTTTTTGATACAGCAGGTACGTTGATGGCAGTTGCTACCCAAGGAGGTCTGATGAAAGAGAACAAATTACCTAGAGCAGGCCGCGCTTTACTTGCAGATTCATCAGCAACAGTGATCGGTTCTGTTCTTGGAACATCGACAACCACAGCGTATATTGAATCCTCTTCGGGTGTCGCAGCTGGTGGTCGAACAGGATTTACATCGGTTGTAACAGCAGGGTTCTTCCTGCTCGCATTACTTTTCTCACCATTACTAGGTGTCATTACACCAGCTGTAACCGCACCCGTCCTTATTATCGTTGGGGTACTAATGGTAGGGGTACTAGGTAAAATTGAGTGGCATCGCTTCGAAATTGCAGCACCTGCATTCCTCACGATCATCGCCATGCCATTGACCTATAGTATCGCAACAGGAATTGCACTCGGATTCATTCTTTATCCACTCACCATGATCGTGAAAGGTGAAGGCAAAAAGGTCCACCCAATCATGTACGCCATGTTCTTCATCTTCATACTATACTTCGTGTTTTTGGCTTAGAATAACATACAAATATAAGAGACTTCCCTTAAAGGGGAGTCTCTTTTTTGCTTTTAATGAATAGAAAACAAGAAAATGACTGAAGTCCTATAATGTGAAATCTAATAAACATAATTGTAATTTTATCGAAATGTTTCTGGTGACTTATTTTTCTTATTAAAAACAGGTTTAACAGTAACCACAATAGAGGTATGTAAGAATAAACAAGAAAAAAGGCTAATTTTGTAAAAAATGTAGCGGTGTCTTTTTTACCGCTGAAATTCACAAGAAAAAACCCTTAATTCGAGAGGTCGGTAAAGAAGTCCATTATTAATTACAAAAAAATACATTGTTGGTATAAAAGTTATTTTGACCTACCTATAGTAGTTTGGTAGTTTTTCCTTAGGATATGAACAAATTTTGTCATATTTGTGTTTAATCATGCGAAAGGACCATCGTTAAAAGATGGTAATACATAATTAACAAATGCTCAACCAAACATTAAGTGATGGAGTGACGAAGCAATGATCGATGCCAAACGAAAAGCATTTATATTTTTAACCTTGGCTTTTATTTTAGCTGTTGTGGCAGCGGGGTTTATTATCAATCAAATACAAATGGCGCAAGATTCATTAGGAGAGACAGTTAAAGTGGCTGCAGCAGATACAGATATTCAATCGTACACCTCAATTAACGAGAGTGACATTGAATGGGTTGAGATGCCAATGACTGCTCAGGTAGATTCTTTTATTAAGAAATCTGACGATATGAAGGATTCTATTACAATTGTCAATTTGAAAGAAGGAGACCTCGTTACTAAGAGTGTTGTCCGTAAAAAAATAGATATACCCGCGGATCACCGTGTGGTTTGGTTGAACCCAAGTGAAAACGTATTAGTAGACCAAGGAGTAGCAGAAGGAGATCTCGTCGATGTCATTTCTGTTTTAAAGAATAAAGAAGGTGTTACGACAGAACGTCTCCTTCAAAACATAAAAGTCGTACAGTTTGAAGAAAAGAAAGAAGGACCACCTGCGATAAAGGTTTCTTTATCTGTTACAGATGCTGAAAAGTTAATTTATACACAGAATGCCGCTAAACAAATTCGAGTCCTGAGAGTCAATCAAGTTACGAAAAGTAGCGAATCCAAAAAACCTGAACAAAAGAGTGAGGAACCCAAGGAATCAGAGGGGAACCCTCCTAAGCAAAAGGATAAAGAAAAGAAAAGTGAAGATGCTCAAAAAAACAATCAGTAATCGTTAAAGGAGACGGTCGTCAATGAGCCAAATGAAAGCAATAATCATTACTGAAAACGAGACAATACAACATTCTCTAATAGAAATCCTAGAGGCTCATGAAATTGAAGCTGAAGTGAATATCGAATGGAAACGTTCATTTGCTCAAGCAAACTATACATTTTATTTCATAGACTATAAATCGTTAAAAATGATAGAAGAATTTACAGCACCCGCTTCAAGTTTCATCATAGGCATGAGTTCTGAACGGTCATTTGATGAAGGAAGAGCCTGGATGAGGGCTGGGGCGTATGATGTTGTCGTTTACCCTGATGAGCAATCGCGCCTAAATGACATCATCTCTTCTGTAAAAGGGAAGGTGGAAAAGCAAAAAGAGAGCTTTGGAGATACAACCTTTGGCGGCGGACAGGTTAATGCCTTCTACAGTGCAAAGGGTGGAAGCGGTAAGACGCTTATGGCTTCTATGATTGCACAATCTTTGCAAATTCATCACGACAAACGGGTTATTTTAATAGATTTAAGTGCACAATTTGGCGGACTAGAAACCGTGTATGGTGTCAAAGATAGTCGTTCGTATTTGGATCTACAACCAGTTATGCAAGAACTATCCCTCAACCATATTGAAAATGTAGCGACAAAGGATGAGGAGACCGGGAACTATATTTTGTTGGGCCCGGCAAACCCAGCTAAGGCGGAAGAAACTTCAGAGGAATTGATCACGAAGATCATTCGGACATGTCGTGCACATTTCGATCACGTCATTTTAGATTTACCGACAGCGATCAACACGATTAGCTTTGCAGGATTAAACGAGGCAACCAAAATCCATTACATCTTAAACCCAGATAGTCTATCTTTAAGAAGCTATAAGCATGCAAATGCATTGTTTGAAAGATTTCAACTAGGAAATCGAGGCAGTTTATCTATTTTATTAAACCGTGTTCACCCTAAGAGTGAATTAGGTCAAAAGGATGTTTCGAAATTAATTGGAAAAGAAATTGACGCAAGTATTCGCTCAGACTACTTTGCTCTGCAACCTTACTTAAATTTAGGTGACAGCTTCTATAAGAAGGAAAAGGATAAAGGACAATTTAAACCTGCTAAAGATGTTCGTTCTTATGTAGAAAAAGTGTTGTTATAAAAGGTGGTGATGGAAATTGTCTTGGTTACAAAAAGCATCAGGGTCAACTTCGGTACAAAACGGTATTGAAAAGAATTGGGATGTGGAGTCTGAACAACAGGATTCTTGGGTCAGGCATTATAAGAGTCGTTTAATTAAAGAATCTAATCTTGAATCAATTACGACTTTACCTCCTCAAGAACGAAAACAAACCATAGAACGTTTAGTGAAGCAGATGATTGAAGAAGAGAAGGTCATCATTCCTCAGCATGAAATGGATCAGATTATCCGCCAAATTATAAATGAATCTGTGGGGTATGGTCCTCTAGAAGCATTACTACAAGATGACTCCATTACTGAAATTATGGTTAATGGACCGAGAGAGGTATATATCGAGCGGAAAGGAAAGCTTGAACGGACAGAAATCCAGTTCAAAGATCATCAGCACATCCGTCATATCATTGATCGAATCATCGCGCCATTAGGACGAAGAATTGATGAGAGTTCACCGATGGTTGACGCTCGACTATTGGATGGTAGTCGTGTAAATGCTGTTATTCCACCTATTACGCTGGATGGTCCGTCTATATCGATACGGAAGTTTAATAAGACACCTTTTACAATGGAAGATTTAATGCAATTCGATTCCTTCACGAATCGGATGGGGGAATTTCTGAAGGCAGTGGTTCAGGCAAAACTCAATGTCCTAGTTTCAGGTGGAACAGGTAGTGGGAAGACGACATTGCTAAATGTCTTATCTGATTCCATTCCAAAGGGTGAACGGATCGTTACGATTGAAGATATGGCAGAATTGAGATTTACATACGATAACCTCGTCAGAATGGAAGCGAGACCTTCAAACATGGAGGGGAAAGGTGAAGTAACCATTCGCCAACTTGTAAAAAATGCTTTAAGGATGCGCCCTGATCGAATTATCGTAGGTGAGGTAAGAAGTTCGGAGGCGATAGATATGCTCCAAGCGATGAATACTGGGCATGAAGGCTCACTCACAACAGTCCATGCTAATTCACCAAAGGATGCTCTAGGGCGTCTGGAAGCAATGGTCATTATGTCTGGTTTATCGCTAACGGTTGATGTCATTCGAGGTTATTTTGTAGGTGCATTAGATTTGATTATCCAGACATCACGGCAAACTGATGGAAAGCGTAAGGTGGTCAGTATTGCTGAGGTATATGAGGAAAGTGGAGAGATCGTAATCAAGGACATTTTCCGATTTGTTCGTACAGGAGTAGATACAAATGGAAATGTAAAAGGTCACTTCGAGGCAACCGGGTATGTACCAAAAGCATATGAACGGTTTAAGGCGCATGGCATCCAAGTTCCTGATTTGATGTTTGAGGAAGGGGTGCTCGAATAATGCTGCCGTGGATTTTCTTAAGTGCTTCCTTTTGTGCCTTTATTTTATCCGCTTATTACTTCAAGCGCATGATGACCATTAAGAAAACGACAAGCAGAGCTGAAGAATGGTTTGAGGATGCCAATCAGTTAGAGCGGAAGAGTTTTGTTCTATTAATTGGGGATCGCTTTGATCAATCTGAACTCTCAAGTGATCTGAAGAAAAAGTTGGTCCAGGCCAATATTCAATTACAGCCTTCCGAATACATGGGTATTTATATACTCACGCTGACATCATTATGGTTTTTTAACTATTTTATATTAGGGTTATATTTGTTTATCGGCTTAACGATTTCCTATTTGATTACTTGGCTAGCCTCCAAGCTTTATCTTAGTTCTAGGCAAAACAAGCGGAACGAAAGCTTTAATCAACAATTACCGGAAATTTGTCGGATGATGGCCAATGCCGTGAAAGCTGGACAAACGATACCACAAGGAATTGCGATGGTTGGAAATGAAGTAAAGGCGCCTTCTGGTCCTGAATTTAAACAGATGGATCAACAGCTCCGATTAGGAGATGACCTTGATGAAGTGATGGACAGATTTCGAGAGCGAGTTTCGAGCAATGAAATTAACATCTTCGTGAGTACAGTCCTGATACAAAGGCGTGTAGGTGGAAATTTAGCAGAAATTCTAGATTTGATGGCAGGAACACTTGAAGAACGTGCGCGAGTGTATAAGGAAATTCAAACCGTTACTGCAGAATCGAAATCAATTGCTTATATTTTGGTGATCATGCCACTCATGATGGCTGTGATGATGAACCTATTCATTAAAGGGTTTTTGAATGTCCTTTTTACGACTTTCGGATTGATACTGCTAGCCGTATTCGCTTGCATGATTGGATTTGCTTTCATACTTATTAAACGGATTACAAGGATAAGGGTGTAAAGAGATGAGCTCACAATTCAGCGTTTATACAGTATTGCTGTTTAGCATAATTTTACTCTTATTATTAATTGGATTTGTATACGTTTATTTATTCATCGGGAAGAAACAACGGTTGATGTCCCATGTGAAAATATCTGAAACACAAATGAGAGCACGACTGAAATTCAGAGAAAGAATGGCTAAACCGATTATCAAGGCTGCAGAGTATGCGGGACCAACTGGGATTAAATATCCGTTTTTTTCGGACAAAGAGAAAGACGAAAGATTGATTGTCAGTGCTGGAAACCCCATGGACTTACGGCTAGAAAGCTTTTATGGATTAAGGTTTGTTTTAGGCCTGAGCGCATTGCTATTCACTATTCTTTATGTCTTTCTAGGTTTACCGTTCGGCCTTATGATGATGGTTCTTTTGCCTTTGGGTGGCTTCTTCGGGCCAAACATCTGGCTATGGTTAAAAGCTCGAGAACGACAAGAGCAAATTAGCGCGACGATGCCGGATTTTCTAGATACAGTAAGTGTAACGCTCCAAGCGGGTGTTAGTTTGGATGGTGCGCTTAGGCAAGTAACAAAACAATTATCTGGACCACTAAGTGAAGAGATTGATCGGTTTAGTAGAGAGATTGAGTTAGGTGTTCCGAGGCGAACGGCATATGAAAATCTACTGAATCGTAATTATTCTAAAGAACTGAAGATGCTCGTAACATCTTTAATTCAAGGTTCATCTCTAGGTGTGCCAGTTTCACAAACGTTTAAAATACAGGCGGATGATCTACGTGCGATGCGTGGCTTTAAGGCTAAAGAGAAGGCTGCAAAAGCAAGCCCGCAAATTACTCTTGTTACAACGTTCTTTGTAGCACCAGCTGTATTCTTCCTTATTATTGGTATGTTAATTTTGAATGTTATATATAATCCGAGTGCATTTGGTCTAGACTCCTTCTTCTAATAGGAAGGGTTCACAATAAATAAAAAAACAAACTAAAGGAGAAATCTTATTATGATGAACATGTATGTGAAGATGACGTCAGCACTTAATAAATACGTAAAAAATGAACGAGGAGCTCAAGCGCTTGAGTGGGTAGCGTTAGGATTGGTCGTGTTGGCGGTCATGGCTGCAGTTGCTACAGCTGTTAAAGGTAACGGCGGAGCGATTGGGGATGCCATCGTATCCAAAATAGCAGAACTAATTAATAACATGTAGTCTAATGATGAAAATGAAGCCGAGAAAAATCGTCAAAAATGAACGTGGTTCTCAGTTAATTGAGTTTATCGCGGTGTTTCCAATGGTCATATTAGCGATGCTGTTTATTTGGCAAATGGCCTTAGTTGCTTACACGGTTGTCATTACTGAATCTGCAGCCCGTGATGGTGCCCGTGCTGCGGCTGTAGAAGGAAATGCAAAAGAAGTAGCGGAACGATCAGCAGGTGGTCTGAAATTACAAAGTGTCACTACTAATGAATCTGCTGAAGAAGTTACCGTGATAGTAGTAGCTAAGGTTCCGACTGTATCCATTCCGTTCATCGGAAAAATTAACTACACATTGGATGCGGATGCTACCATACCGATTGAAAAAGAATTTGAGAGTTGATGACCATGAAAAAGTACTTAAAAAATGAACGTGGCGGCGGCATGTTATTCATAATTGTAGGAATGCTTCTTGCCTCCATTTTTATCAGTTTTATGTTCTTCGATTTCTTTAACGTATATATTTCCAAAAGAGTAAGTCAAACGAGTGCTGACGCAGCCGCTCTTGCAGCTGCAAAGGAAGCCAGAGAAGTATATGAGGAAGAATATACTTCCATGATTAAGACCGAACTAGAGGGCTTAAGAGATCTTTTTGACGACGAAAAAGCTGCAGGTGAAGAAGAAGAGGGGGAGGAAGGTGATCCTCCTCCAGAAGAAGATTCTTTACTTGATAGCATCATAGATGAAGTAAACAAATCATACAAAGAAGCAACGATGCCTCCCAATCTACGAGATTGGTTAGAAGATCCCGAGGTAAAGGTCGACCCTGTGGAGGCGTTGAAGTACTTTTATGATGAGGATGAACTTAGTACAGTGGCATGTTCATCTGTTTCAAACAATATGGATAGGATTCGAAAAGCAGCCGAAGAATACGCGAAGAAAAATGGCGCTGATAAAAACGTAATGGTCAAGTTCGACAAGAAAAAATTTAGGATCATCGTAGAATCTGAGAAGAAAGGTACTTATGTGACAGCAGAAGATTCGTTGTTTGATGGCATTAAAGCGGATGCTTCAGCTACAATCAAACGGCCCAAAAAAATTGATATTAGTTGTGGTGGATGGTGGCATTAAACGATTAGGAGTTGTGAGAGAACTCGGGAGGAAAGGGAATGATGGAATCTACGAAAAAAAGGCAGACTATACTTCTAGTGATGGTCGCCCTATTTGCATTTCTCTTACCGGTTTCTGAGGTAAGTGCAAACATAGGAAACTTCGATTATGAGGATAATGGACTGACGAGTACCGAAAGTGACGGTAAAAAGGACGACGGGGATAAAGACGGTTTACTTGGTAAATTGGAAGACTTGCTAAACGGTGCTAAAGGTCTTTTCGGGAAAGCTAAAGATTTCTTCCAACCAGCAGTAGATGCAGTTGGTGATGCGTTTGATTTAATAAAAGATAAGGTTTCAGAAGGCTTGGACTGGATGAAAAACAAGTTTTCTGAGGGGTGGAACTGGGCAAAAGGAATGCTCTCCGATGGTTGGGCATTTGCGAAGAATGCCTGGGAAGGCTTTACTGAATGGGCTGGCGATGTTTGGGCAGCCACTCCTGATTGGGTCAAATCAACGATATCATTCTTAGGGGTTTCAGCAGCGGTCGTAGGTACGGCAATTGCCGGTGTCATATCCGCACCCGTTGCAGCAGTCGCTGTTGCTGGAGCAGGAATAGCAGGCGGACTCTACTATCTACTAAACGGCGGATCTGAAGCATACAGTTTCTTAGGGTCGCTGGGGTGGACAGCAGGAGGAGCTATAATTGGTGGTGTCGGTCAAGCCATTGGTGCTGTTAGTGCAGGCCTAAGTTCGTTAAGAGTATTTGCAGGTCGACAACTCGCAACGATGAGACTAGGATACTTCCTCAACAGATTCGCAACAGGAAGCGGTATAAGAGCAGGATTGCAAGTAGCAAAAGGACTAGGTGGAGCTTGGATGAAGGTTGGAGGTCCAGCGTCCTTAATAACCGCTTTTTCACACTTAGTTAACTTAGGTTTTACAGGGGATATTAATGGTGGAGAGATGGTGGTTGATACAGGAATTGCTTTAATAACCGCACCTCTTGGCTTTGGATTAACAAAAAGTTTTTGGAGTTCGGCAAAAACATTCCAAGGCTTGGCTTCGCCGATATTTGGAAGTGCAACACTAGGAGGAGTATCTAATGTTGCTATTCAAGCCTTTAAAGGTGATGCTACTGGTACGGACTTTTTAGTGGGATCAGCAGTAGGATTGACTTTTGTAATACCAGATGCAGTTGTAACTAAATTTGTCAATAACACTAGCGCTGAATACACCTATGAATATATTAAAAAACAAATTGGTGATATTTTTACAGACTCTTCAGATAAAAAAGTAAACGCCAGTAAAAATAAATAGACACAAGGAGTACTCTATGAGTAATAAAAAATGGAGAATGATTCAAATAATATGTTATGTAATTTCAATTAGTGGGATTTTGTTTACTTATTTTGCTGCAACTGATCCTGTTGGAAATGGCATCAGGAGAATGATAGAGCGTCCATGGTGGTTTAATTGGATGTTAGTGTTAATAGGCATCTGCATTTGCACTATAACTCTTGTGGAAGTACGAAGTCGTAATGGTGGAATAATAGATGCTAAAGTCATCGGTCAAACGTTATTGTGGATCGGAATTACAGTTGGCGGACTAATGTTCGTTTGGTACTTGAGAGGAGATTTTAGTTAGTAGGATTAATCAATGAATACGGATAGAATGTGGAAATGTATTTATATACTTAGTGTTATTGTATTCTTCTAAACCATTTTTATATAGGGTTTATGGTTATAGTCATCCTATTGTTTCGTTATTTAACAGGAAGTTAACCTAAGAGCGTTTTATCTGGATCAGATTCATCGTCACAAAAAACTATTATGGAATTGAAAAGGGAATCATAAAATGAACGATAAAACATGGAGAATCATACAAATTACATGTTGGGTGATTTTTTGCTTATTTAACATCCGAACCTGTGGGGGATGGTGTTTGGCGAATGGTGGTTTAATTGGTTAATTGGCCTTATAGTTGTATCGGGTTTTACGGTTACTTTGGCTGAAGTACGTAGACGGAATGGAAGAACGGTCAATGCTAAAGTCATTGGTCAGACGCTATTGTGGATTGCAATTACAGTTGGCGGACTAATGTTCATTTGGTACTTAAGGGGAGACTTTAATTAATTCATTCAAGGAGTGTTTTATGTGAGCAGTAAAGGTTGGACGATTGTTCAGTGGTCATCATTCGGAGTGTCTCTTTTGTTTATATTAATGATTTTCTTGATGACCAGTGAGGTGCAAGGGGATCGGTTGGTCCTTATGCATTCCACTCCTTGGATGTATGTTCTTTTTGGTTTATCTATTGTTGGATACTATTTTTTTGTCGTTGCACATATTTGTAAACGGAATAAAGTAGAGAAAATTACTCTGAGACTAGCTGGACAGGCGTTTTTTTGGACTGCCATTTTTTATTGGGGACTTTATATCATTAATCAGCTCTAACTTTACATAAAAAGATAAAGCTTTAGGAGGAGTATTATGAGGAGAACTTATCTGATCTCGTCTATCATTCTATTAATACTAGTCATCGCCGGGTGTTCGAATGACCAAAGCGGTGAAAACACAGAAAAAGGCGAAAAGCCGAAAGAAAAACAGGAAAAGACGTTTGATTACCCTGAGGCTCCAAAAGATGCACAGGGGATTATTGAACAAGGTGCTGGAGAAATCACCAAGGTATTGATAGATGATGGCGTCGAAAACATAGACGAAACAGCCATGGAACAAAAGTTCAAAAAAGAAATTAATGAGCTACCAAAGGATCTCACGAGTGATCAACTATATGATTTTATCATTGCAAAAGGCGCACTCCCATATGATCGTGCTGTGAAATTATATGATGATTTTGACAACACTTATACATTGGGTAGGGAGAAAGAAGAGGAAGAAAAACCAAAGAATATTGTATTCCTATTAGATGCTAGTGGCAGTATGGCAGGTAGTGTATCTGGTGGTATTAAAATGGATCTAGCAAAATCTGCGCTTCAACAAGTAACGGGTCACCTTGAGCCCTCCACTAAAGTGGCACTAAGAGTGTATGGTCATAAAGGTAGTAATGCTGACAAAGATAAAAAAGTTTCTTGTAATAGTAGTGAAGTTGTTTATCCATTGGACAAATATAATGAGGGGGACTTTAATTCTGCACTCTCAGAATTTAAACCAACAGGTTGGACGCCAATTGCTTCTTCACTCAATCTAGCAAAAGAAGATTTTAACAATAACGCTAGCCAAAATGTAAAGAATATTATCTATGTCATAAGTGATGGTGTAGAAACGTGTGATGGGGACCCCGTTCAGGCAGCTAAAGAAATCCATGATTCTGATTTAAATGTCACTGTAAATGTAATTGGGTTTGACGTTAATCAGGAGGGGCAAAACCAATTGAAGCATACCGCACAAGCGGGTGGCGGAGAATATAGAGATGTTCGTTCAAAGAAAAGCTTAGAAGATGCGCTCTTTGAAATGACCAATCAAATTAGAGAAGACATTAAAAAAGACTTCGATCTAGTCAAGGAAGGAATATCACTTAACTCATGGTATGTAAAGCAATCGAATGGACTACGTAAGGTTAAACAAAAGTTTCAAAATTATACAAGTGACGAGAATCGAGTTTTGGATAACTTATTATTTGCAATTGACGATGAGCTAGACTTAAAGGAAGACGTTTATTCAGATCTTTCGGATTTAATTATGGAGCGTTCAAAAGTCATGGACGAATACAGCCAAGAACGATATGAAAAAATGAAACAAGAACTAGAAGAATCAAAGGATAAAGC from Pseudalkalibacillus berkeleyi encodes:
- the guaA gene encoding glutamine-hydrolyzing GMP synthase, translating into MHATEETIIVLDFGGQYNQLITRRIRDLGVYSELHSHKITAEEIKALNPTGIIFSGGPNSAYAPDSPQCDERIFELGIPILGICYGMQLMTHHFGGKVEKANHREYGKATIAIREANDLYKDLPEEQTVWMSHGDLVVAPPEDFQTDVTSPSCPVAGMSDPSRNLYGVQFHPEVRHSEYGNELLKNFVMNICKCEAAWSMENFIEEEVEKVRNIVGDQKVLCALSGGVDSSVVAALIHKAIGDQLVCMFVDHGLLREGEADSVMKTFGESFNMNLIKIDAKDRFLSKLEGVSDPEQKRKIIGNEFIYVFDEEAAKLEGINYLAQGTLYTDIIESGTDTAQTIKSHHNVGGLPEDMQFELIEPLNALFKDEVRKVGTELGLPDEIVWRQPFPGPGLGIRVLGEVTEEKLKIVRESDFILREEIKKAGLDRDIWQYFTALPNMRSVGVMGDARTYDYTVGIRAVTSIDGMTSDWARIPWDVLEKISTRIVNEVDHVNRIVYDITSKPPSTIEWE
- a CDS encoding NCS2 family permease, giving the protein MDRFFGFKEHGTSYRKEFIAGLTTFLSMAYILFVNPAILGDAGMDKGAVFVATALAAAVGTLIMGVLANYPIALAPGMGLNAFFTYSVVMVMGIPWQTALAGVLVSGLVFIVITLLKIRETIINAIPQELKYAAASGIGLFIAFIGLQNAGIVENNDSTLVQLGDLTNGSTLLAVFGLVTIVIFMVRGVKGGIFYGMVLTAIVGMVFKLIPLPSGVVGAVPSLEPTFGVAISYLDQISTIDMLVVVLTFLFVDFFDTAGTLMAVATQGGLMKENKLPRAGRALLADSSATVIGSVLGTSTTTAYIESSSGVAAGGRTGFTSVVTAGFFLLALLFSPLLGVITPAVTAPVLIIVGVLMVGVLGKIEWHRFEIAAPAFLTIIAMPLTYSIATGIALGFILYPLTMIVKGEGKKVHPIMYAMFFIFILYFVFLA
- the cpaB gene encoding Flp pilus assembly protein CpaB, with product MIDAKRKAFIFLTLAFILAVVAAGFIINQIQMAQDSLGETVKVAAADTDIQSYTSINESDIEWVEMPMTAQVDSFIKKSDDMKDSITIVNLKEGDLVTKSVVRKKIDIPADHRVVWLNPSENVLVDQGVAEGDLVDVISVLKNKEGVTTERLLQNIKVVQFEEKKEGPPAIKVSLSVTDAEKLIYTQNAAKQIRVLRVNQVTKSSESKKPEQKSEEPKESEGNPPKQKDKEKKSEDAQKNNQ
- a CDS encoding AAA family ATPase → MSQMKAIIITENETIQHSLIEILEAHEIEAEVNIEWKRSFAQANYTFYFIDYKSLKMIEEFTAPASSFIIGMSSERSFDEGRAWMRAGAYDVVVYPDEQSRLNDIISSVKGKVEKQKESFGDTTFGGGQVNAFYSAKGGSGKTLMASMIAQSLQIHHDKRVILIDLSAQFGGLETVYGVKDSRSYLDLQPVMQELSLNHIENVATKDEETGNYILLGPANPAKAEETSEELITKIIRTCRAHFDHVILDLPTAINTISFAGLNEATKIHYILNPDSLSLRSYKHANALFERFQLGNRGSLSILLNRVHPKSELGQKDVSKLIGKEIDASIRSDYFALQPYLNLGDSFYKKEKDKGQFKPAKDVRSYVEKVLL
- a CDS encoding CpaF family protein, whose product is MESEQQDSWVRHYKSRLIKESNLESITTLPPQERKQTIERLVKQMIEEEKVIIPQHEMDQIIRQIINESVGYGPLEALLQDDSITEIMVNGPREVYIERKGKLERTEIQFKDHQHIRHIIDRIIAPLGRRIDESSPMVDARLLDGSRVNAVIPPITLDGPSISIRKFNKTPFTMEDLMQFDSFTNRMGEFLKAVVQAKLNVLVSGGTGSGKTTLLNVLSDSIPKGERIVTIEDMAELRFTYDNLVRMEARPSNMEGKGEVTIRQLVKNALRMRPDRIIVGEVRSSEAIDMLQAMNTGHEGSLTTVHANSPKDALGRLEAMVIMSGLSLTVDVIRGYFVGALDLIIQTSRQTDGKRKVVSIAEVYEESGEIVIKDIFRFVRTGVDTNGNVKGHFEATGYVPKAYERFKAHGIQVPDLMFEEGVLE